The Musa acuminata AAA Group cultivar baxijiao chromosome BXJ2-2, Cavendish_Baxijiao_AAA, whole genome shotgun sequence genome has a segment encoding these proteins:
- the LOC135605305 gene encoding uncharacterized protein LOC135605305: MMECNKEEAIRAREVAEKKMQSRDFIGALKIARKAQHLFPELENISHMLTVCEVHCSADAKINGEMDWYGILQVEPTADDSSIKKQYRKLALLLHPDKNQFAGAEAAFKLIGEAHKILSDRLTRQHYDVKMNVNIRTASSRQPAPQMRNSFYARSNFSAVSFNGLNQQQQQPSAFATANTFWTICPNCSMRYQYYLSILNKTLRCQHCSKPFIAYDLNAEAAPSGVKSGQSWNNVGNSHHQIPVQQANNVNLQSQSGNASSSTGLKSGVGGGPWAPFGHGGGPTNMANMATDDRMDVKGVASNEVQFEEKNPRQMNEGGKTAKPSTANANLKRSRKVAVESSESDSTDVEEDIAIEVDGPQAKQYSSSSAPRRSTRLKQNINYSEVGSEDDDDFINSPSYKKWRGESSGSADGHAGSSHADTDGVTSSVKATEFGDDKMENIYKDDASEKQPLNGSEGVNVDPTGESKLDTGTEEKLGPAAESSIDSRSKTSPEHDTLTYPDPEFYDFEKLRHVNKFSVDQIWALYDNLDGMPRFYARIRHVHAPHFKLRITWLEHNPLNEVETVWSGEELPVGCGNYILGSTQFAEDHLMFSHIVSWEKGKRRNSYDIYPRNGEVWALFKDWNAGWRSDAGNHRLYKYEVIEVLSDFAVDAGISVIPLVKIEGFVSLFMRAKEMAMAPYMIPPNEILRFSHGIPSYRLNGTEKEGIPQGCLELDPASLPTDFSESFPSVSLGGGTSGVGNLSESHVSCFKSTDNEVEPGMKDVTHAELYQAGGRQQSEAWKHAQNDTKQPEVVIREEDRLDAADIHDNSAENENSSPMSSSSPLVVEYPEAEFHNFDEGKSIENVQRGQIWALYSEIDQYPNYYGWVKKVELEYHKVHIAWLEACPVSEEEAHWIQEGMPVACGTFKVEQQSVAFENMGMFSHLVQAKPSARRNRYDILPCHGEIWAVYKNWSAGWSRSDWQNCEYDVVEISECTDAGLKVRLLTKVDGYRAVFKHENEGKAVTMDVPANEYTRFSHKIPSFRLTNERGGKLRGYWELDTASIPDILLISDSA, translated from the coding sequence CTGATAAAAACCAATTTGCAGGTGCTGAGGCTGCCTTCAAGTTAATTGGAGAAGCACATAAGATTCTGTCCGATCGACTAACACGACAACACTATGATGTTAAAATGAATGTTAATATCAGAACTGCCTCTTCCAGGCAGCCTGCTCCACAGATGAGGAACAGCTTTTATGCTAGAAGCAATTTCAGTGCAGTGTCTTTTAATGGCCTAAATCAGCAACAGCAGCAACCATCAGCTTTTGCTACTGCCAATACATTCTGGACTATTTGTCCTAATTGCAGCATGAGATACCAGTACTACCTTAGCATATTGAACAAAACTCTCCGCTGTCAGCATTGTTCGAAGCCCTTCATTGCATATGATTTGAATGCAGAAGCTGCGCCTTCTGGGGTAAAGTCTGGTCAATCCTGGAACAACGTTGGAAATTCACATCATCAGATTCCAGTTCAGCAAGCTAATAATGTTAACCTGCAAAGTCAATCTGGAAATGCCTCTTCTAGTACAGGGCTTAAGAGTGGTGTTGGTGGAGGACCATGGGCCCCCTTTGGGCATGGAGGTGGACCTACAAACATGGCAAACATGGCTACAGATGACAGAATGGATGTTAAAGGTGTTGCAAGTAATGAGGTTCAGTTCGAGGAAAAGAACCCCAGGCAAATGAATGAAGGAGGGAAGACTGCTAAGCCTTCAACTGCCAATGCTAATCTGAAGAGGAGCAGAAAGGTGGCTGTGGAATCCAGTGAATCAGATAGCACTGATGTTGAAGAAGACATAGCTATTGAGGTAGATGGCCCTCAAGCAAAGCAGTATTCTTCATCGTCTGCACCACGTAGGTCAACCAGGCTTAAGCAGAATAttaattatagtgaagtcggaagcgaagatgatgatgactttATAAATTCTCCTAGTTACAAAAAGTGGAGAGGTGAGTCATCAGGTAGTGCTGATGGGCATGCAGGATCGTCCCATGCTGATACCGATGGGGTGACTTCGAGTGTCAAAGCCACTGAATTTGGTGATGATAAAATGGAGAACATTTACAAAGATGATGCCTCCGAAAAGCAACCACTAAATGGAAGTGAAGGTGTTAATGTAGATCCAACAGGGGAAAGCAAACTAGATACAGGCACGGAAGAGAAGTTAGGGCCTGCAGCGGAGTCTAGCATTGATTCCAGATCTAAGACCTCACCTGAACATGATACATTGACATATCCTGATCCAGAATTTTACGACTTTGAAAAACTTAGGCATGTAAATAAATTTTCAGTTGATCAGATATGGGCACTCTACGATAATCTTGATGGAATGCCTCGATTCTATGCACGAATTCGTCATGTACATGCCCCACATTTCAAGTTGCGGATAACTTGGCTTGAGCATAATCCCTTAAATGAAGTTGAGACAGTCTGGTCCGGTGAGGAATTGCCAGTTGGTTGTGGGAATTATATACTAGGATCCACACAGTTTGCTGAAGATCATCTGATGTTCTCACATATTGTGTCTTGGGAAAAGGGGAAAAGAAGGAACTCATATGATATATATCCTAGAAATGGCGAGGTTTGGGCTCTCTTCAAGGACTGGAATGCTGGGTGGAGATCTGATGCTGGCAATCATAGGCTGTATAAATATGAAGTTATAGAAGTACTTTCAGATTTTGCAGTGGATGCTGGAATCAGCGTGATTCCCTTGGTTAAGATAGAAGGTTTTGTGAGCTTGTTCATGCGAGCAAAGGAGATGGCTATGGCTCCATATATGATACCCCCTAATGAAATACTTAGATTTTCTCACGGTATCCCTTCTTACAGGTTGAATGGGACCGAAAAAGAAGGTATTCCTCAAGGTTGTCTGGAGCTTGATCCAGCATCTCTTCCTACTGACTTTTCAGAGTCATTTCCTTCCGTTAGTCTTGGTGGCGGTACAAGTGGAGTTGGAAATTTGAGTGAATCTCATGTTTCATGTTTCAAGTCCACAGACAATGAGGTGGAACCTGGAATGAAGGATGTTACTCATGCAGAACTATATCAAGCTGGTGGACGCCAGCAATCAGAAGCTTGGAAGCATGCACAAAATGATACAAAGCAGCCTGAAGTAGTGATAAGAGAGGAAGACAGGTTAGATGCTGCTGATATCCATGATAATTCTGCTGAAAATGAAAATTCATCTCCAATGTCATCGTCGAGCCCCCTTGTCGTTGAATATCCTGAAGCAGAATTTCACAATTTTGATGAGGGGAAGTCAATAGAAAATGTCCAACGTGGTCAGATTTGGGCATTATACAGTGAAATAGATCAGTATCCCAATTACTATGGATGGGTGAAGAAAGTTGAGTTAGAATATCATAAAGTGCATATAGCATGGCTTGAGGCCTGTCCTGTTTCAGAGGAGGAGGCACACTGGATACAAGAGGGAATGCCGGTTGCATGTGGTACATTTAAAGTGGAACAGCAGAGTGTGGCATTTGAGAACATGGGTATGTTTTCTCATCTTGTGCAGGCCAAACCAAGTGCCAGAAGAAACCGATATGACATTCTTCCATGCCATGGTGAGATTTGGGCTGTATACAAGAACTGGAGTGCTGGATGGAGCCGTTCAGACTGGCAAAACTGTGAGTATGATGTGGTGGAAATTTCTGAATGCACCGATGCTGGCCTGAAAGTTCGACTTTTGACAAAGGTTGATGGTTATAGAGCCGTTTTCAAACATGAAAACGAAGGAAAAGCTGTGACCATGGATGTACCAGCCAATGAATATACTAGATTCTCTCATAAGATACCTTCATTCCGACTGACAAACGAAAGAGGAGGGAAACTTCGTGGTTATTGGGAGCTGGATACTGCATCTATACCTGACATTTTACTTATCTCGGACTCCGCATGA